The following coding sequences are from one Malaciobacter pacificus window:
- the metK gene encoding methionine adenosyltransferase has protein sequence MENKTQYLFTSEVVSPGHPDKCADIIADSIVDRLIIEDKDSRVASEVFVAGKHIVIGGEVKSKCQLSHEEYEHIVRDALIKIGYDGKSAFTKEQCLYPDEADIQVLLNQQSPDISQGVDQETGEIGAGDQGIMFGFASDEAAEYMPAAITYARMLADKVYNYALTHKDTLGVDIKTQVTIDYVTKENFENCKPQKIHTIVVSAPSKEGMPIEEVRALIQTLIDDAGLPTDLYDKNDTIIHINPTGKYVNHSSLFDSGLTGRKLIVDSFGGYAPIGGGAQSSKDYTKVDRSGLYAARWIAKHIVAAGLAKKAIVQISYAIGVAKPTSVAVDTMGTYTKFDDDKLSSFVMRTFPLTPRWITEKFNLDKPSKETFLYADVAARGQVGQPDYPWEKLDELEKFENI, from the coding sequence ATGGAAAACAAAACTCAATACTTATTTACAAGTGAAGTAGTAAGCCCAGGACACCCTGATAAATGTGCAGATATTATTGCTGACTCAATTGTAGATAGATTAATTATTGAAGACAAAGACTCAAGAGTTGCTTCTGAAGTTTTTGTTGCAGGAAAACATATTGTTATTGGTGGTGAAGTTAAGTCAAAATGTCAACTTAGTCACGAAGAGTATGAGCATATAGTTAGAGATGCTCTAATTAAAATTGGTTATGATGGAAAATCTGCTTTTACAAAAGAGCAGTGTTTATATCCTGATGAAGCAGATATTCAAGTTTTATTAAATCAACAATCACCTGATATTTCTCAAGGTGTTGATCAAGAAACTGGAGAAATTGGTGCTGGAGATCAAGGTATTATGTTTGGATTTGCTTCAGATGAAGCAGCTGAGTATATGCCAGCAGCTATTACATATGCTAGAATGTTAGCTGATAAAGTTTACAATTATGCATTAACTCACAAAGATACTTTAGGGGTTGATATTAAAACTCAAGTTACTATTGATTATGTAACAAAAGAGAATTTTGAAAATTGTAAACCTCAAAAAATTCATACAATTGTTGTAAGTGCACCTTCAAAAGAGGGTATGCCAATTGAAGAAGTTAGAGCTTTAATTCAAACATTAATTGATGATGCAGGATTACCTACAGATTTATATGATAAAAATGATACAATCATTCATATCAATCCAACTGGTAAATATGTAAATCACTCATCATTATTTGATAGTGGTTTAACAGGTAGAAAACTTATTGTTGATTCTTTTGGTGGGTATGCACCTATTGGTGGTGGAGCTCAAAGTTCAAAAGACTATACAAAAGTTGATAGAAGTGGATTATATGCTGCACGTTGGATTGCAAAACATATTGTTGCAGCAGGTCTTGCAAAAAAAGCAATTGTTCAAATTTCATATGCAATTGGTGTAGCTAAGCCAACTTCAGTTGCTGTTGATACAATGGGAACATATACAAAATTTGATGATGACAAATTATCTTCTTTTGTAATGAGAACTTTCCCATTAACACCAAGATGGATAACTGAAAAGTTTAATTTAGATAAACCAAGTAAGGAAACTTTCCTTTATGCAGATGTAGCTGCACGAGGTCAAGTAGGTCAGCCTGATTACCCTTGGGAAAAATTAGACGAATTAGAAAAATTTGAGAATATTTAA
- the accD gene encoding acetyl-CoA carboxylase, carboxyltransferase subunit beta — protein sequence MDLKNLFSKISFDSSSKEQPTKKDAPTHWIKCPECSSLMFFKEVEAQNNICPKCNFHMRIGAKRRIEIITDEGSFVEYDADLKPNDPLKFVDKMSYKKRVQEAEKKTGRTSSVVSGEATIDGMGVQLAVFDFSFMGGSLGSVEGEKIVRAVNRAIEKHQGLIIVSASGGARMQESTFALMQMAKTSAALKRLDHAKLPYISVLTDPTMGGVSASFAFLGDIIMAEPGALIGFAGQRVIKQTIGADLPEGFQRAEFLLEKGSIDMVVNRSNMKKTISDLLKMFSKEKVAN from the coding sequence ATGGATTTAAAAAACCTATTTAGCAAAATCTCTTTTGATAGTAGTTCAAAAGAGCAACCAACAAAAAAAGATGCACCTACACACTGGATTAAATGTCCTGAGTGTAGTTCATTAATGTTTTTTAAAGAGGTTGAAGCTCAAAATAATATTTGTCCAAAATGTAATTTTCATATGAGAATTGGGGCAAAAAGAAGAATTGAAATTATCACTGATGAGGGTAGTTTTGTTGAATATGATGCAGATTTAAAACCAAATGATCCTTTAAAATTTGTTGATAAAATGTCTTATAAGAAAAGAGTTCAAGAAGCAGAAAAGAAAACAGGAAGAACATCTTCTGTTGTAAGTGGTGAAGCTACAATTGATGGAATGGGAGTTCAGTTAGCTGTTTTTGATTTCTCTTTTATGGGTGGATCTTTAGGTTCTGTTGAGGGTGAAAAAATAGTTAGAGCAGTTAATAGAGCAATTGAAAAACACCAAGGTTTAATTATAGTTTCTGCTTCAGGAGGAGCTAGAATGCAAGAATCAACATTTGCATTAATGCAAATGGCTAAAACTTCTGCAGCACTTAAAAGACTTGATCATGCAAAATTACCTTATATCTCTGTTTTAACAGACCCAACGATGGGAGGAGTTTCTGCTTCATTTGCTTTTTTAGGTGATATTATTATGGCAGAACCAGGTGCATTAATTGGATTTGCAGGTCAAAGAGTTATTAAACAAACTATTGGTGCAGATTTACCTGAAGGATTCCAAAGAGCAGAATTCTTACTTGAAAAGGGTTCTATTGATATGGTTGTTAATAGAAGTAATATGAAAAAGACAATCTCAGATTTATTAAAAATGTTCTCAAAAGAGAAAGTAGCTAACTAA
- a CDS encoding thiamine phosphate synthase, translating to MQTNLEKALGFELKAFNYLYVLCDYETLLKKSITLEKFVQLCHEKDVKIVQYRDKISTIEEQKNNLLYLKEKLNIPIIINDKIELIEFADGLHLGQEDFEKVHKDKKLAMKLIRMKLKNKLLGLSTHNEKEILEANTLDLDMIGLGAYKNTSTKDVSTIIGEKMPYLAKISKHPVCAIGGVKIEDLIKNVNFNVVGSAFYD from the coding sequence ATGCAAACAAACTTAGAAAAGGCTTTAGGCTTTGAGCTTAAAGCCTTTAATTATTTATATGTTTTATGTGATTATGAAACACTATTAAAAAAATCAATAACTTTAGAAAAATTTGTTCAATTGTGTCATGAAAAAGATGTAAAAATTGTTCAATATAGAGATAAAATATCAACTATAGAAGAGCAAAAAAATAATCTTTTATATTTAAAAGAGAAGTTAAATATACCAATTATTATAAATGATAAAATTGAATTAATAGAGTTTGCAGATGGCTTACATTTAGGTCAAGAAGATTTTGAAAAAGTTCACAAAGATAAAAAATTAGCTATGAAATTAATTAGAATGAAATTAAAAAATAAACTTTTAGGTCTCTCAACTCATAATGAAAAAGAGATATTAGAAGCGAATACTTTAGATTTAGATATGATAGGCCTTGGGGCTTATAAAAACACTTCAACAAAAGATGTTTCTACTATTATTGGTGAAAAAATGCCTTATTTAGCAAAAATTTCAAAGCATCCAGTTTGTGCAATTGGTGGAGTTAAAATTGAAGACCTTATAAAGAATGTAAACTTTAATGTAGTTGGGAGTGCTTTTTATGACTAA
- a CDS encoding 23S rRNA (pseudouridine(1915)-N(3))-methyltransferase RlmH, which produces MTKINIYSILKPSKDEFDSIMKEFIKMSSKYAKVEFHYVFNKTISKAQTIGEKESQLAYSEAYEPLLKGYNIALDVLGKRVDTFAFSKLIEGRNEINYFIGGAFGFERDFLKKCDSIISLSDLTMAHKVANVMLAEQIYRALSIQNNHPYHK; this is translated from the coding sequence ATGACTAAAATAAATATTTATTCAATATTAAAACCATCTAAAGATGAATTTGATTCAATTATGAAAGAATTCATAAAAATGTCTTCTAAATATGCTAAAGTAGAGTTTCATTATGTATTTAATAAAACTATTTCTAAAGCACAAACAATTGGTGAAAAAGAGTCACAGTTAGCTTATAGTGAAGCCTATGAACCTTTACTAAAAGGTTATAATATAGCACTTGATGTTTTAGGTAAAAGAGTTGATACTTTTGCATTTTCAAAGCTAATAGAGGGTAGAAATGAAATAAATTATTTTATTGGTGGAGCTTTTGGCTTTGAAAGAGACTTTTTAAAGAAATGTGATAGTATAATATCTTTGAGTGATTTAACTATGGCTCACAAAGTCGCTAATGTAATGTTAGCAGAACAAATTTACAGAGCACTTAGTATACAAAATAATCATCCTTATCATAAATAA
- the dksA gene encoding RNA polymerase-binding protein DksA codes for MANSKQIEELKEILLERKELITSNIEGSRQSIDSLKNSECNDEYDYAEVSSDSFKEGIIANQQIKELGEIEDALKRIQKGTYGICEMCDETIAIGRLRAKPFAKFCTPCREIYEVEK; via the coding sequence GTGGCAAATTCAAAGCAAATAGAAGAGTTAAAAGAGATTCTATTAGAAAGAAAAGAGTTAATTACAAGTAATATAGAGGGAAGCAGACAAAGTATTGATTCTTTAAAAAACTCTGAGTGTAATGATGAATATGATTATGCAGAGGTTTCAAGTGATAGTTTCAAAGAGGGAATTATTGCAAATCAACAAATTAAAGAGCTTGGTGAAATTGAAGATGCATTAAAGAGAATTCAAAAAGGTACTTATGGAATTTGTGAAATGTGCGATGAAACTATTGCAATTGGAAGACTTAGAGCTAAACCATTTGCTAAGTTTTGTACGCCATGTAGAGAGATTTATGAAGTAGAAAAATAG
- a CDS encoding tRNA dihydrouridine synthase, with amino-acid sequence MEKKIDFSKPLIVLAPLAGYTDLPFRSVVKKFGADITISEMISSNALVYKSKKTLKMIEKSPSEDPYIVQIAGNKPELVRDAVEILNDVEGIDGIDLNCGCPAPKVFSHGSGSNLLGDLKKLEDILSTVKKYSKKQYTTAKVRIGVNEKIPVDIAKAVEACGVDYVAVHGRTRAGKYKAPVDYDAIKAMKEAVSIPVIANGDIKDYEKAKEVLKYTNADGVMIGRGAIGKPWVFYQLKHGVEDITNEKKKEIILEHYDAVLDFHGEHGVVMFRKLLHSYSKGYTGANEFRDIINRISDPHVMRDMIENFF; translated from the coding sequence ATGGAAAAAAAGATAGACTTTAGCAAGCCATTAATTGTGCTTGCTCCACTAGCTGGATATACTGACTTACCCTTTAGATCTGTAGTAAAAAAATTTGGTGCAGATATTACAATCTCTGAAATGATATCTTCTAATGCGTTAGTTTATAAATCAAAAAAGACTTTGAAAATGATTGAGAAGTCACCTTCAGAAGATCCTTACATTGTACAAATTGCTGGTAATAAACCAGAGCTTGTACGAGATGCAGTAGAAATTTTAAATGATGTAGAAGGAATTGACGGAATTGATTTAAACTGTGGATGTCCTGCTCCAAAAGTTTTCTCTCATGGAAGTGGTTCAAATTTATTAGGTGATTTAAAAAAACTTGAAGATATACTTTCAACAGTTAAAAAATATTCAAAAAAACAATATACAACTGCAAAAGTGAGAATTGGTGTTAATGAAAAAATTCCAGTTGATATTGCAAAAGCAGTTGAAGCTTGTGGTGTTGATTATGTTGCTGTTCATGGAAGAACAAGAGCTGGAAAATATAAAGCTCCAGTTGATTATGATGCAATTAAAGCTATGAAAGAAGCGGTTTCAATCCCTGTTATTGCGAATGGCGATATTAAAGATTATGAGAAAGCAAAAGAGGTATTGAAATACACTAATGCTGATGGAGTAATGATTGGTCGAGGTGCTATTGGGAAACCTTGGGTGTTTTATCAATTAAAGCATGGAGTTGAAGATATAACTAATGAAAAGAAAAAAGAGATTATATTAGAACATTATGATGCAGTGTTAGATTTTCATGGTGAACATGGTGTTGTAATGTTTAGAAAACTACTTCACTCTTATTCAAAAGGCTACACAGGAGCTAATGAATTTAGAGATATTATAAATAGAATTTCAGATCCTCATGTAATGAGAGATATGATTGAAAACTTCTTTTAA
- a CDS encoding 50S ribosomal protein L11 methyltransferase: MSEYYFELIIKPQSNQELFLELLSAISTEAIEEREDCLIARSEEDLSDVKDGIEKFAQALDTPCEITLEKKENIDWIKQYQDSVKAVEIGNFYIRPSWEEKIDGKIDIIIDPALSFGSGHHETTSSCVYAIDKYVDTKSTVIDVGCGSGILSIAAAKKECIVDVCDTDEVCIKDSLSNATLNSIEFNNSWVGSTNKSNKKYDVVIANIVADVLIMIHKDLKKCMNDDGILIISGILDKHVDRVLKKFEDLEQIELIHKNEWYSAVFKNK, encoded by the coding sequence TTGTCTGAATATTATTTTGAATTGATAATAAAACCTCAATCAAATCAGGAACTTTTTTTAGAACTTTTAAGTGCTATCTCTACTGAAGCAATTGAAGAAAGAGAAGATTGTTTAATTGCTAGAAGTGAAGAAGACTTAAGCGATGTGAAAGATGGTATTGAAAAATTTGCACAGGCTTTAGATACCCCTTGTGAAATTACATTAGAAAAAAAAGAGAATATTGATTGGATTAAACAATATCAAGATTCAGTGAAAGCTGTTGAAATTGGTAATTTTTACATCAGACCATCATGGGAAGAGAAAATTGATGGAAAGATTGATATTATAATTGATCCTGCTTTATCTTTTGGTTCAGGGCATCATGAAACTACATCTTCTTGTGTTTATGCAATTGATAAATATGTAGATACTAAATCAACAGTTATTGATGTTGGTTGTGGAAGTGGAATACTTTCAATTGCTGCAGCTAAAAAAGAGTGTATAGTTGATGTTTGTGATACAGATGAAGTTTGTATCAAAGATTCTCTTTCAAATGCTACTTTAAATTCAATAGAGTTTAATAATTCATGGGTTGGATCTACAAATAAAAGCAATAAAAAATATGATGTTGTAATAGCAAATATTGTTGCAGATGTATTGATTATGATTCACAAAGATTTAAAAAAGTGTATGAATGATGATGGAATACTTATTATTTCGGGAATTTTAGACAAGCATGTAGATAGAGTATTAAAAAAATTTGAAGATTTAGAACAGATTGAATTAATTCATAAAAATGAATGGTACAGTGCTGTTTTCAAAAATAAATAA
- the ftsH gene encoding ATP-dependent zinc metalloprotease FtsH: protein MAKRQDNNNNGDNNNFFNNNPLLIFVIFSIVTIFVFKAIFPEEQMGNTSNQNISAFGQTTNKTVAYSDLKKLISSGQIQYVGIGNTQIRAVSKGGNGQVVTYTARRVIPDETLIPELEKNGISYGGVNEENVLADILFGWVLPIFIFFAIWMFIAKRMQKSMGGGSGGILGIGSSKKMINSEKPKVKFDDMAGNKEAKEEVQEVVDFLSDPERYVKLGAQIPKGVLLVGPPGTGKTLLAKAVAGEANVEFLSVSGSAFIEMFVGVGASRVRDLFEQAKKVAPAIIFIDEIDAIGKSRASGGPMGGNDEREQTLNQLLAEMDGFSTEAAPVIVLAATNRPEVLDPALLRPGRFDRQVLVDKPDYEGRIEILKVHIKDVKLGKDVDLKEIAKMTAGLAGADLANIINEAALLAGRASKDQVDPEDFKEAVERQIAGLEKKSRRISPKEREIVAYHESGHALIAEVTKGAKKVNKVSIVPRGLAALGYTLNTPEENKYLMQKHELIAEVDVLLGGRAAEQVFIGEISTGAGNDLERATDIIKSMASVYGMSDIAGLMVLEKRTNQFLGGQSQKDFSDEMAKNLDEYIKNVLNERYEAVIETLENSKDAIEQMTKELLEIEVISGERVREIIKENGGTVFEDEDLHTEALKEEKEEETSSESSDK from the coding sequence ATGGCTAAAAGACAAGATAACAATAATAATGGTGATAACAATAACTTTTTTAATAATAATCCATTATTAATTTTTGTAATTTTTTCAATAGTAACAATTTTTGTATTTAAAGCAATTTTCCCTGAAGAACAAATGGGGAATACTTCGAATCAAAATATAAGTGCATTTGGACAAACTACTAATAAAACAGTTGCATATTCAGACTTAAAGAAACTTATTTCGTCTGGTCAGATTCAATATGTTGGTATTGGAAATACTCAAATTAGGGCAGTTTCAAAAGGTGGAAACGGACAAGTTGTAACTTATACAGCTAGAAGAGTGATTCCTGATGAAACATTGATTCCTGAATTAGAAAAGAATGGTATCTCTTATGGTGGAGTAAATGAAGAAAATGTATTAGCTGATATTTTATTTGGTTGGGTTTTACCAATCTTTATTTTCTTTGCTATTTGGATGTTTATTGCAAAAAGAATGCAAAAATCTATGGGTGGTGGTTCAGGAGGAATTCTTGGAATTGGTAGTTCTAAGAAAATGATAAACTCTGAAAAACCAAAAGTAAAATTTGATGATATGGCTGGTAATAAAGAAGCTAAAGAAGAAGTTCAAGAAGTAGTTGACTTTTTATCAGACCCAGAAAGATACGTAAAACTTGGAGCTCAAATTCCAAAAGGTGTCTTATTAGTAGGACCTCCAGGAACTGGTAAAACATTACTTGCTAAAGCAGTTGCAGGTGAAGCTAATGTTGAGTTCTTATCTGTTTCTGGTTCAGCATTTATTGAAATGTTTGTTGGAGTTGGAGCTTCAAGAGTTAGAGATTTATTTGAACAAGCTAAAAAAGTAGCTCCTGCAATTATTTTCATTGATGAAATTGACGCTATTGGTAAAAGTAGAGCAAGTGGTGGACCAATGGGTGGTAATGATGAAAGAGAACAAACTTTAAATCAATTACTTGCTGAAATGGATGGATTCTCAACTGAAGCAGCACCAGTTATAGTTTTAGCAGCTACTAATAGACCTGAAGTTCTTGATCCAGCCTTACTGCGACCAGGAAGATTTGATAGACAAGTATTAGTTGATAAACCTGATTATGAAGGTAGAATCGAAATACTAAAAGTACATATAAAAGATGTAAAACTAGGGAAAGATGTTGATTTAAAAGAGATTGCTAAAATGACAGCAGGACTTGCGGGTGCAGATTTAGCAAATATTATTAATGAAGCAGCACTTCTAGCAGGACGTGCTTCAAAAGATCAAGTTGATCCAGAAGATTTCAAAGAAGCAGTTGAGAGACAAATTGCTGGTTTAGAGAAAAAATCAAGAAGAATTTCTCCAAAAGAGAGAGAAATTGTTGCTTACCATGAATCAGGACATGCTTTAATTGCTGAAGTTACTAAAGGTGCTAAAAAAGTAAATAAAGTATCAATCGTTCCAAGAGGACTTGCAGCACTTGGATATACATTAAATACTCCAGAAGAAAATAAATACTTAATGCAAAAGCATGAGTTAATTGCAGAAGTTGATGTTCTTTTAGGTGGACGAGCAGCTGAGCAAGTATTTATTGGTGAAATATCTACTGGTGCAGGAAATGATTTAGAGCGAGCAACTGATATTATTAAATCTATGGCATCTGTTTATGGTATGAGTGATATTGCAGGTCTTATGGTATTGGAAAAAAGAACAAACCAATTCTTAGGTGGACAATCTCAAAAGGATTTCTCTGATGAAATGGCAAAAAATCTTGATGAATATATTAAAAATGTATTAAATGAAAGATATGAAGCTGTAATTGAGACTTTAGAAAATAGTAAAGATGCAATTGAGCAAATGACTAAAGAATTACTTGAAATTGAAGTGATCTCAGGTGAAAGAGTAAGAGAGATAATTAAAGAAAACGGTGGTACTGTTTTTGAAGATGAAGACTTACATACAGAAGCTTTGAAAGAGGAGAAAGAAGAAGAGACTTCTTCTGAATCTTCAGATAAATAA
- a CDS encoding PhnD/SsuA/transferrin family substrate-binding protein: MILKQILFIILISSNILLANNESNTQKNNFGFLSTFNILDDFKDARSNLTTWLEKLGEEQNFSVNVYFYKDSKKILDDYNSGKLDLITINYYSFFENKSKLEAISSRYWTITYNKEQTYKLCLIKNNSVKFNSFKDLKEKSIILRKYDDHGSIWLDYQSLKSNNKTFKDTLDLVKYEHNESTSLLSVYFNKNNLALISEDTWNTMLELNPAISKRISVFQCSKIDFLPFVSLFSKKVKNEDINTFFKISDNMRNEEKIKNIHELFQFEKIVELEKDDLKAIDNFYNNYITLKKKYE; the protein is encoded by the coding sequence ATGATACTCAAACAAATACTATTTATTATTTTAATTTCTTCAAACATATTACTAGCAAATAATGAGAGTAATACTCAAAAAAATAATTTTGGATTCCTATCAACTTTTAATATTTTAGATGATTTTAAAGATGCAAGAAGTAATTTAACCACTTGGTTAGAAAAGCTAGGAGAAGAACAAAACTTCTCAGTTAATGTTTATTTTTATAAAGACTCTAAGAAAATTTTAGATGATTACAATTCAGGTAAACTTGATTTAATTACTATTAATTATTACAGTTTTTTTGAAAATAAATCAAAATTAGAAGCAATTTCTTCTAGATATTGGACTATTACATACAATAAAGAACAAACATATAAATTATGTTTAATCAAAAATAATAGTGTAAAATTTAACTCTTTTAAAGACCTAAAGGAGAAATCTATTATTTTAAGAAAATATGATGATCATGGAAGTATTTGGTTAGATTATCAATCTTTAAAGAGTAATAATAAAACATTTAAGGATACTCTTGATTTGGTAAAATATGAACATAATGAATCAACAAGTTTATTAAGTGTTTATTTTAACAAGAATAATTTAGCATTAATTAGTGAAGATACTTGGAATACAATGTTAGAATTAAACCCTGCAATTTCTAAACGAATTAGTGTATTTCAATGTTCTAAGATAGATTTTTTGCCATTCGTTAGCCTATTTTCAAAAAAAGTTAAAAATGAAGATATTAATACTTTTTTTAAGATTTCTGATAATATGAGAAATGAAGAAAAGATTAAGAATATACATGAACTGTTTCAGTTTGAAAAAATTGTAGAATTAGAAAAAGATGATTTAAAAGCTATTGATAATTTCTACAATAATTATATAACTTTAAAGAAGAAATATGAATAG
- a CDS encoding PhnD/SsuA/transferrin family substrate-binding protein codes for MNSFKLLIVLLLLFSSNLYANEKKELPIIKYGLVTYYDVFSNFKDTKDSFANWLEQLGIKKGAKLKTIMYDDIDQLFSDYLDGKLDIVTLNFNDYFLRREKIKEISNRYWSVSYNDKNEYKYCLAVRNDIKFNSFNDLKDKKIIMKEHENIGRIWLDYNTTKNLNKDFTDLVDSIKYEPKESTSLLNVYFKKEDIALIQKQTWEVMLELNPAIKHKIKLFKCSKMDFLPFISFFSKKTDNIKSEIFYNAILDRDDKEIGNLFELFDFNKMYKLDKENIITVEKFYEDYYNLKKKYK; via the coding sequence ATGAATAGTTTTAAATTATTAATTGTACTCTTATTACTTTTTAGTTCAAATTTATATGCAAATGAAAAAAAAGAATTACCTATTATAAAGTATGGTTTAGTTACCTATTATGATGTATTTTCAAACTTTAAAGATACAAAAGATAGTTTTGCAAATTGGCTTGAACAATTAGGAATAAAAAAAGGTGCAAAACTTAAAACTATTATGTATGATGATATAGATCAATTATTTAGTGACTATCTTGATGGAAAACTTGATATTGTTACTTTGAATTTTAACGATTATTTCTTAAGAAGAGAGAAGATTAAAGAGATTTCTAATAGATACTGGTCTGTTTCATATAATGATAAAAATGAATATAAATATTGTTTAGCCGTTAGAAATGATATTAAATTTAATTCTTTTAATGATCTAAAAGATAAAAAAATCATAATGAAAGAACACGAAAATATAGGTAGAATATGGCTTGATTATAATACGACTAAAAATTTAAACAAAGATTTTACAGATTTAGTTGATTCTATTAAATATGAGCCTAAAGAATCCACTTCATTATTAAATGTGTATTTTAAAAAAGAGGATATTGCTTTAATACAAAAGCAAACATGGGAAGTTATGCTTGAATTAAATCCAGCAATTAAGCATAAGATAAAACTTTTTAAATGTTCAAAAATGGATTTTTTACCATTTATTAGTTTTTTTTCTAAAAAAACTGACAATATAAAGTCTGAAATTTTTTATAATGCAATATTAGATAGAGATGATAAAGAGATTGGCAATTTATTTGAACTTTTTGATTTTAATAAGATGTATAAATTAGATAAAGAAAATATTATAACAGTTGAAAAATTTTATGAAGATTATTATAACTTAAAAAAGAAGTATAAATAA
- a CDS encoding transposase, producing MQIESKIIGIINDKLKNPIYETLRLLNMKTILTKSNFSKKEGVAVHMVVLHFVYMLVMNKKISTFMDQSNDSFKKDVYYRLLSNTSYNWRKLLSLSSLKILSLLHKVQDSKLVRVLILDDTVEDKVGKNIEGSCDNLWSNKAKRKIRGVNVVSLNYSDGYSNFMLDFAIAMNSYARVKIEEFTNIIDHRTNAHKRRLESLKGKSQIAIEMIKRAVASGIYADYLLVDSWYSKPVFIETMNELGLQVISRMVNNDRIWNFTGEKKTLDGIYNKFKKLKSIKMGQYGKKIKFEYFSTIVEHKKAGKLKIVFIKTKENLIPIVSTNLILSDEEIIDIYKRRWDIEQGYKELREHFGFGKEENRIYEALIARITLSFFTYNVVSYINRISNEPKTIGGLFKDLECELHTLAIAMQAFLAILDEIAKIEEVVNRNEDFTAIIDLLRDVTGKLLGFRCES from the coding sequence ATGCAGATAGAATCCAAGATCATCGGTATTATAAACGATAAGTTAAAAAATCCAATCTATGAAACATTACGTTTGTTAAATATGAAAACTATTTTAACCAAGAGCAATTTTTCTAAAAAAGAGGGAGTTGCTGTTCATATGGTTGTATTACATTTTGTATATATGCTGGTTATGAATAAAAAAATATCAACCTTTATGGATCAAAGTAATGATAGTTTCAAAAAAGATGTATATTATCGATTACTTTCCAATACTTCTTATAATTGGAGAAAACTATTATCTCTTAGTTCTTTAAAGATCTTATCACTACTTCATAAAGTGCAAGATTCAAAGCTAGTAAGAGTTCTTATACTTGATGATACTGTTGAAGATAAAGTTGGTAAAAATATAGAGGGAAGTTGTGACAACCTTTGGAGCAATAAAGCAAAGAGAAAAATCAGAGGTGTAAATGTTGTATCACTAAACTATAGTGATGGTTATTCAAATTTTATGTTGGACTTTGCAATTGCTATGAACAGTTATGCAAGGGTAAAGATAGAAGAGTTTACAAATATTATTGATCATCGAACCAATGCACATAAGCGAAGATTGGAAAGCTTAAAAGGGAAATCACAAATTGCTATAGAGATGATTAAAAGAGCAGTAGCTAGTGGTATATATGCAGATTATCTGCTTGTAGATAGCTGGTATTCTAAACCTGTATTTATAGAAACTATGAATGAACTTGGATTGCAAGTCATTTCAAGAATGGTAAACAATGACAGGATATGGAATTTTACAGGAGAGAAAAAGACCCTTGATGGCATCTATAACAAATTTAAAAAGCTTAAATCTATCAAGATGGGTCAATATGGCAAAAAGATAAAGTTTGAGTATTTTTCAACCATAGTTGAACATAAAAAAGCTGGTAAATTAAAAATTGTTTTTATAAAAACAAAAGAGAATTTAATACCAATCGTATCAACCAATCTTATACTTAGTGATGAAGAGATTATAGATATTTATAAAAGACGATGGGATATAGAACAAGGGTATAAAGAACTTCGTGAACACTTTGGATTCGGAAAAGAAGAGAATCGAATCTATGAAGCTTTGATAGCCAGAATTACACTATCTTTTTTTACATACAATGTTGTTAGCTATATAAATCGTATCAGCAATGAACCTAAAACAATTGGTGGATTGTTTAAAGATTTAGAATGTGAACTTCATACTCTAGCAATAGCTATGCAAGCATTTTTAGCTATTTTAGATGAGATTGCAAAAATTGAAGAAGTTGTCAATAGAAATGAGGATTTTACAGCTATCATTGATCTATTAAGAGATGTGACTGGAAAATTGCTTGGTTTTAGGTGCGAAAGTTAA